From Anopheles merus strain MAF unplaced genomic scaffold, AmerM5.1 LNR4000016, whole genome shotgun sequence, a single genomic window includes:
- the LOC121601004 gene encoding F-box/LRR-repeat protein 14-like, producing the protein MEEASFLLTEIPGGFISHRPHTITGGHHHRYAPYSVVLHQPHLQQTSASPTIYTIPSHHLSHRAHPHLPHPGHHAPHYHHNLHGTIHSTNRPKSPNTPPPQPVEEEGTHIGHLYPEILAMIFAKLNVKDRGRAAQVCTVWRDAAYAKCCWRGVEASLHLRRPSPTLFGSLVKRGIKRVQVLSVRRALKDIVNGVPNLESLNLSGCYNITDMAIGHAFAADFPNLKELNLSLCKQVTDSSLGRITQHLKNIEVLELGGCSNITNTGLLLISWGLKKLRRLNLRSCWHISDHGIGHLAGLSKETADGTPALEYIGLQDCQRLSDEALRHIAQGLTSLRSINLSFCVSVTDSGLKHLARMSRLEELNLRACDNISDIGMAYLTEGCNSISTLDVSFCDKVADQAMVHISQGLFQLRSLSLSACQITDEGLSRIAKSLHDLETLNIGQCSRITDRGLEIVAAELINLRAIDLYGCTRLTPNALQKINQLPRLSKVNLGLWHVR; encoded by the coding sequence ATGGAGGAAGCTAGTTTTTTGTTGACGGAAATTCCAGGCGGTTTCATATCGCATCGACCACATACGATAACCGGTGGGCATCATCACCGGTATGCACCCTATTCTGTTGTGTTACATCAGCCACATTTGCAACAGACCTCTGCCTCGCCGACAATATACACCATCCCATCACATCATTTGTCGCACCGTGCCCATCCGCATCTCCCACATCCCGGACACCATGCTCCACATTATCATCATAATCTCCATGGGACGATTCATTCTACAAATCGCCCCAAGAGCCCGAACACTCCTCCTCCGCAACCCGTAGAGGAAGAAGGCACCCATATTGGACATCTTTACCCAGAAATACTTGCTATGATCTTTGCCAAGCTAAACGTCAAGGATCGTGGCCGTGCCGCCCAAGTGTGCACCGTCTGGCGTGATGCTGCGTACGCAAAATGCTGTTGGCGAGGCGTCGAAGCCAGTTTGCACCTACGACGGCCTTCTCCGACACTATTTGGGTCGTTGGTGAAACGAGGTATCAAACGGGTTCAGGTGTTATCGGTTCGACGTGCCCTGAAAGACATCGTAAACGGCGTGCCGAACTTGGAGTCACTGAATCTAAGCGGCTGTTACAATATCACAGATATGGCTATCGGGCATGCGTTTGCTGCCGACTTTCCTAACCTAAAGGAACTGAATCTGTCGCTCTGCAAGCAGGTGACAGATTCCAGCCTTGGACGCATTACACAGCACTTGAAAAATATAGAGGTTCTAGAGCTCGGAGGATGCAGTAACATCACCAACACGGGTCTACTTCTCATTTCGTGGGGTCTGAAGAAGTTGCGCCGGCTTAATCTTCGGTCATGCTGGCACATCTCGGACCACGGTATCGGACATCTTGCAGGGCTCAGTAAGGAAACGGCTGATGGAACACCGGCACTCGAATACATAGGGCTGCAGGACTGTCAGCGCCTTTCCGATGAAGCGCTGCGACACATTGCCCAAGGGCTCACTTCACTGCGATCGATTAACCTTAGCTTCTGTGTTTCCGTCACGGACAGCGGGTTGAAGCATTTGGCGCGCATGTCGCGTCTGGAAGAGCTGAATCTGCGCGCCTGTGATAACATATCGGACATCGGTATGGCGTACCTGACGGAAGGCTGCAACTCGATCTCAACATTAGACGTTAGCTTTTGTGATAAGGTGGCCGACCAGGCCATGGTGCACATCTCGCAAGGTCTATTCCAGCTGCGCTCTCTAAGCCTTAGTGCGTGTCAGATCACGGACGAAGGTCTTTCTCGCATTGCCAAATCGCTGCACGATTTAGAAACACTTAATATTGGTCAGTGCAGTCGTATCACCGATCGCGGGTTAGAAATCGTTGCTGCAGAACTGATAAATTTACGTGCCATCGATCTTTACGGATGCACCCGGCTTACGCCGAATGCGTTGCAAAAGATCAACCAATTGCCGCGACTGTCCAAGGTTAATCTTGGCCTTTGGCATGTACGGTGA